The following are from one region of the Desulfurispira natronophila genome:
- a CDS encoding secretin N-terminal domain-containing protein, with translation MRVLTLSLILALFFVLSNPSLAQEPTPGNDDTWTVNLKEAEISALVDQVSAITGRSFVVDPRVRGKVTVVSQTPMDAESIYELFLVVLSIHGFIAVEGGEATKILPNAVARQAAIPLDSDGFMRGEVLITRVIPLQNTPAAELIPILRPLVPQYGHLAGVPSANAIIISDHAENVSRIAEIVERLDQEESELIKIVDLEHAWVGHVGGLLEQMVSQSGRQERPQGAIRIIADERSNRLILKGTEKSLEEYRSLIQSLDVPVKDTGSTQVIRLNHADAVQISDLLKALIDGQLDDSDIRHTVSIQADESLNALVIRAEPSVMTELQSVISQLDIRRAQVLIEAVIVEVVGDSLNQLGVQLAARSTDSLGPVGGTSFSNAGSSLGGILTNLATQTPPNIGDGMNLGVATSSGDVEMGALLQALSQVSNANLLSTPSVLTLDNQEARILVGQNVPVRTGSYTTDGSGASNPFTTIQRQDVGIVLRTTPSIYEGDAVRMQVELEASSVLSEGTDGIITNKREIQTTILADNNETIVLGGLIKDDVQESISKVPLLGDIPLIGRLFQARRQRVEKRNLLVFLRPTILLTQEDSSAISRRQYQGIYELQMNPPKMSGIPTRIQPNLPENLEDLYN, from the coding sequence ATGCGAGTACTGACACTCAGCCTTATCCTGGCACTCTTCTTTGTTTTATCCAATCCATCTTTGGCGCAGGAGCCAACACCCGGTAACGACGATACCTGGACCGTAAACCTCAAGGAAGCTGAGATAAGTGCTTTGGTGGATCAGGTTTCTGCCATAACCGGGCGGAGTTTTGTGGTGGATCCTCGTGTGCGGGGCAAAGTGACGGTGGTCTCCCAGACTCCTATGGATGCCGAATCAATCTACGAGCTTTTCCTGGTGGTGTTGAGTATTCACGGCTTTATTGCCGTTGAGGGTGGCGAGGCCACCAAGATTCTCCCCAATGCCGTGGCCAGACAGGCGGCTATCCCCCTGGACAGTGATGGATTTATGCGCGGTGAGGTGCTCATTACTCGTGTCATTCCTCTGCAAAACACACCCGCTGCGGAGCTGATCCCCATACTCCGCCCGTTGGTGCCGCAATACGGCCACCTGGCTGGAGTCCCCTCGGCCAACGCCATCATCATCAGTGATCATGCAGAAAATGTCTCGCGCATAGCCGAAATCGTCGAGCGACTGGACCAGGAAGAAAGTGAGCTGATTAAAATTGTCGACCTGGAACACGCTTGGGTCGGCCATGTGGGTGGTCTGCTGGAGCAAATGGTTTCCCAGTCCGGGCGGCAGGAGCGCCCCCAGGGTGCGATTCGCATCATCGCCGATGAACGCAGCAATCGCCTGATTCTCAAGGGGACGGAGAAGTCCCTGGAAGAGTATCGCAGCCTGATACAGTCCCTGGATGTTCCTGTCAAGGATACCGGCTCAACCCAGGTCATTCGCCTGAACCATGCCGATGCCGTTCAGATTTCCGATCTTCTTAAAGCCCTGATAGATGGCCAGCTTGATGATTCCGATATCAGGCACACCGTCAGCATTCAGGCCGATGAGTCCCTCAATGCTTTGGTAATACGCGCCGAGCCCTCTGTTATGACAGAACTGCAGAGCGTCATTTCCCAGCTGGACATTCGGCGTGCCCAGGTGCTGATCGAAGCGGTTATAGTGGAAGTTGTGGGTGACTCCCTCAACCAGTTAGGCGTGCAGCTGGCAGCTCGCAGTACCGATTCGCTCGGACCCGTGGGCGGCACCTCTTTTTCTAATGCGGGCAGCAGTCTCGGCGGCATTCTCACAAACCTGGCTACACAAACTCCCCCGAACATTGGTGATGGTATGAATCTGGGGGTAGCCACTTCCAGTGGTGATGTGGAGATGGGGGCCCTGTTGCAGGCTTTATCTCAGGTCAGCAATGCCAACCTGCTCTCTACTCCGAGTGTTTTAACCCTGGATAACCAGGAAGCTCGCATTTTGGTAGGGCAAAATGTTCCCGTGCGCACAGGTAGCTACACAACAGATGGCAGTGGTGCTTCCAATCCCTTTACGACGATCCAGCGCCAGGATGTCGGTATTGTGCTACGCACCACTCCCAGTATTTACGAAGGAGATGCTGTGCGCATGCAGGTGGAGTTGGAGGCATCATCGGTTCTTTCCGAAGGAACCGACGGCATAATCACCAACAAGCGCGAAATCCAGACCACCATTTTGGCCGACAATAACGAGACTATAGTGTTGGGCGGGCTCATCAAAGATGATGTGCAGGAATCCATCAGCAAAGTACCCCTGCTGGGTGACATTCCCTTGATTGGCCGTCTTTTTCAGGCGCGGCGCCAACGAGTGGAAAAGCGCAATCTGTTGGTATTTTTGCGACCAACCATTTTGTTAACCCAAGAGGATAGCAGTGCCATCAGTCGGCGTCAGTACCAGGGAATATACGAACTGCAGATGAATCCACCCAAAATGTCGGGGATACCGACCCGCATTCAGCCCAATTTGCCGGAAAATCTGGAAGACTTGTATAACTGA
- the gspE gene encoding type II secretion system ATPase GspE — translation MDTQAMSAQPPRIPFSFAKRHGLVVSSDQQGQPVVLYTRPPSALAIAEVQRVTGPRAAFTQVGEDVFDQELSRVYQNDSSAAMEMVEGLGDEMDLASLADSVPETEDLLEQEDDAPIIRLINALLTEAIKESASDIHIETFERNLIVRFRIDGVLREIVRPKRALAPLLISRIKVMARLDIAEKRIPQDGRISLRIGGKEVDVRVSTMPSINGERIVLRLLDKQAGRLELSQLGMSESDSRRMEGIIFKPHGIILVTGPTGSGKTTTLYATLTRLNDKSRNILTVEDPIEYNLEGIGQTQVNAKIDMTFARGLRAILRQDPDVVMVGEIRDLETAEIAIQASLTGHLVLSTLHTNSAVGAITRLIDMGIEPFLLSSSLLGVLAQRLVRVLCPHCKVPYTATEEECTILQANLEAPPVIYRAAGCKECNELGYRGRRGVYELITFNDELRSMIHRKASEHELETYARHYSTGIRSDGARQILQGNTTLEEVLRVTLEE, via the coding sequence ATGGATACACAAGCCATGTCCGCCCAACCACCTCGGATTCCCTTCAGCTTTGCCAAGCGCCACGGGCTGGTCGTGAGCAGTGATCAACAAGGACAGCCGGTTGTGCTCTATACCCGCCCACCATCGGCACTGGCCATAGCTGAAGTGCAACGGGTGACTGGACCTCGCGCCGCATTTACGCAGGTTGGGGAAGATGTTTTTGACCAGGAACTTTCGCGGGTGTATCAGAACGACTCCTCGGCAGCCATGGAAATGGTTGAAGGACTCGGCGATGAAATGGATCTGGCTAGCCTGGCTGATTCAGTGCCCGAAACCGAGGATCTGTTGGAGCAGGAGGATGATGCTCCCATCATCCGTCTCATCAATGCCCTGCTCACCGAGGCGATCAAGGAGAGCGCCTCCGATATACACATTGAGACCTTTGAGCGTAACCTCATTGTACGATTCCGCATAGATGGGGTACTTCGTGAAATAGTCCGTCCCAAGCGAGCCTTGGCACCCCTGCTCATATCGCGCATCAAGGTTATGGCCCGCCTGGATATTGCGGAGAAACGCATTCCCCAGGATGGCCGCATCTCCCTGCGAATAGGTGGTAAAGAGGTGGATGTGCGGGTTTCCACTATGCCCTCCATTAACGGTGAGCGCATTGTTCTGCGTCTCTTGGACAAGCAGGCAGGACGACTGGAGCTTTCTCAGCTGGGTATGTCCGAGTCTGACTCTCGCCGCATGGAAGGCATTATCTTTAAACCCCATGGTATAATTTTGGTAACAGGTCCTACCGGTTCCGGCAAGACCACTACCCTCTACGCCACTCTTACCCGCCTTAATGACAAGAGTCGCAATATTCTGACCGTTGAGGACCCCATTGAATACAACCTGGAAGGTATCGGTCAGACGCAGGTAAATGCCAAGATCGACATGACCTTTGCCCGTGGCCTGCGAGCCATTCTGCGCCAGGATCCGGACGTGGTAATGGTTGGGGAAATCCGCGATCTGGAAACAGCGGAAATTGCCATTCAGGCCAGTCTGACCGGTCACCTTGTGCTCTCGACTCTTCACACCAACAGCGCAGTGGGGGCCATTACCCGCCTCATCGATATGGGTATCGAGCCTTTTTTACTTTCATCCAGCCTGTTAGGAGTTTTGGCCCAACGCCTGGTACGGGTGCTGTGTCCTCACTGTAAAGTTCCCTATACAGCCACGGAAGAAGAGTGCACCATCTTGCAAGCTAATTTGGAAGCACCTCCTGTCATTTACCGTGCAGCTGGCTGCAAAGAGTGTAACGAACTGGGTTACCGGGGGCGCCGGGGTGTCTATGAGCTCATCACGTTTAACGACGAGCTGAGGTCCATGATTCATCGTAAGGCATCTGAGCACGAACTGGAGACCTATGCTCGTCACTACAGTACCGGTATCCGGTCTGATGGGGCTCGTCAGATCCTGCAGGGAAATACCACCCTTGAGGAAGTTCTACGGGTAACCTTGGAGGAGTAG
- the gspF gene encoding type II secretion system inner membrane protein GspF, with protein sequence MAAFEYQALDNRGRTCKGLMEADSPRQIRQQLREKGWIALKVEATTQKEGDRSLPASGWLQPSMSVNDLSLCTRQLATLIQAGLPVEEALKAAAAQTEKTKVRKILLGVRSKVLEGFSLAKSLAQYPRAFPDLYRSTVAAGEHAGHLDIVLERLADYSETRQKSRQKIQLALLYPVILTVASILIVAFLLGYVVPDVIAVFSDTGQELPALTTALVTASDLVKNYGITTLLALLLAIWLFRRVLRREGPRLYFHARLLKMPLLGRLSRGINTSRFASTLSILTQSGVPLVEAMRIAGEVLSNDHIKRQVMHAARSVSEGESLHRALDQARCFPPMMIHMVASGESSGELDTMLVRVSQNQERDLEAMVGTLVGLFEPFMLVVMGTVVLLIVLAILLPILSLNQLVM encoded by the coding sequence GTGGCAGCATTTGAGTACCAGGCCCTGGATAACAGGGGACGCACTTGCAAGGGGCTCATGGAAGCTGACAGCCCCCGGCAAATTCGTCAGCAGCTGCGGGAAAAAGGCTGGATAGCCCTGAAGGTAGAGGCAACCACTCAAAAAGAGGGTGATCGCTCACTGCCTGCTTCTGGCTGGCTCCAGCCTTCCATGAGTGTCAATGATCTTTCCCTTTGCACTCGCCAGCTGGCTACGCTTATCCAGGCGGGATTGCCGGTTGAGGAGGCTCTGAAGGCCGCAGCAGCCCAGACGGAAAAGACCAAAGTGCGCAAAATACTGCTGGGGGTGCGCTCCAAAGTGCTGGAGGGATTCTCACTGGCCAAAAGCCTGGCGCAGTACCCCCGGGCCTTTCCCGATTTGTACCGAAGTACTGTCGCCGCCGGAGAACATGCCGGCCACTTGGATATCGTACTGGAGCGCTTGGCCGATTATTCCGAGACGCGACAGAAGAGTCGTCAAAAAATTCAGCTGGCCCTGCTTTATCCCGTAATCCTGACAGTGGCGTCCATTCTTATTGTCGCCTTTTTGTTGGGGTACGTGGTGCCCGATGTGATTGCGGTCTTTTCTGATACTGGCCAGGAGTTGCCTGCCCTGACGACCGCCTTGGTGACTGCGAGCGACCTGGTGAAAAATTACGGCATCACAACGCTGCTGGCACTGCTTTTAGCCATATGGCTCTTTCGTCGGGTGCTTCGCCGCGAAGGTCCCCGGCTCTACTTTCATGCTCGCTTGCTGAAAATGCCTTTGCTGGGGCGGCTATCACGTGGGATTAACACCTCGCGGTTTGCCAGCACCCTCAGCATATTGACCCAGAGTGGGGTTCCACTGGTGGAAGCCATGAGGATTGCCGGTGAAGTGCTTTCCAACGATCATATCAAGCGCCAGGTCATGCACGCTGCCCGCTCTGTCAGCGAGGGCGAGAGTCTGCACCGAGCGTTGGATCAAGCTCGCTGCTTTCCTCCCATGATGATCCATATGGTAGCCAGCGGGGAATCCAGTGGTGAGCTGGATACTATGCTGGTGCGAGTATCCCAGAACCAAGAGCGAGACCTGGAGGCTATGGTAGGTACTTTGGTGGGGCTTTTTGAGCCGTTTATGCTGGTGGTAATGGGTACGGTTGTGCTGCTGATTGTGCTGGCCATTTTACTTCCCATTCTCAGCCTCAATCAGTTGGTGATGTAG
- a CDS encoding exopolysaccharide biosynthesis protein, with translation MEQEYSQENNKNGTTTLSQDLHYILAHEGEFLTLNQILDRLGSRSFGLLAILFSFPSALPVPAPGYSVPFGIILMLLGIQVALGKSKPWFPRRILQWRITALRSQKLLAQASRFFARTEALVRPRMLWLTRSWVRPVSGTVIMTMAFLMLFPIPLTNTAPALVIFLCGVGMSERDGLFLLGAVIMGVLAAAFYATIILAFVLLGPQALEIVAAWF, from the coding sequence GTGGAGCAAGAGTACAGCCAGGAAAACAATAAAAACGGTACTACTACTCTCTCCCAGGATCTACACTACATACTGGCCCATGAAGGGGAGTTTCTTACACTCAACCAGATCCTCGATCGCTTGGGGTCGCGCAGCTTCGGGTTGCTGGCTATTCTCTTCTCTTTCCCCAGTGCCCTTCCTGTTCCAGCACCCGGGTACAGTGTTCCCTTCGGTATTATCCTTATGTTGTTGGGCATCCAGGTTGCACTCGGAAAGAGCAAGCCCTGGTTTCCAAGGCGCATACTGCAGTGGCGTATTACCGCACTGCGCTCACAAAAATTACTGGCACAGGCCAGCCGTTTTTTTGCACGCACCGAAGCTCTGGTACGACCCCGTATGCTCTGGCTTACCCGTAGCTGGGTTCGTCCGGTTTCAGGAACGGTTATTATGACCATGGCTTTTCTCATGCTGTTCCCTATTCCCCTAACCAATACCGCTCCCGCACTGGTTATTTTCCTCTGTGGCGTAGGTATGTCGGAGCGGGATGGGCTCTTTCTGCTCGGAGCAGTTATCATGGGTGTATTGGCAGCAGCCTTTTATGCTACGATAATACTCGCATTTGTACTGCTTGGACCCCAGGCATTGGAGATTGTAGCTGCCTGGTTTTAA
- a CDS encoding M3 family oligoendopeptidase translates to MTKGNDGIRWDLSAIYTGMDDHKVSEDRRFVQEEARGIRERFRGRIGEIFPSEMAVLLQKLERINETYGRLGAFAFLLFAADTSDEKISGFLQSMQELGSNLSSDLSFFDIEWSSLDDQQAQVHLDDPKLASYHHFLRKSRKYRDYVLSEPEERIVARYSIVAGSSFTKLFNKVMGKLTFGAEQLGQEQVLSRLHDASREVRQQAQQDYTEGLKDNIHILTHIYNTVITEKMISDELRNYPHWVHSMNLSNDLSDDAVENLVGSVVSRYDIPQRYYRLKGEILGVDRLYDYDRYAPLRKVNKHYSWEYAQAAVLDSLDAISPQMAGIAREFFDKHWIDSVCHPRKRSGAFAHPVTTDTHPVILTNYTGNFRDMETLAHELGHGIHQYLARKQGYFGSNTPLVLAETASVFAEMVLFEREYAKLCDPQEQLAALCAKIESILATVFRQISMNRFEHAFHTTRRKEGELSSERISALWMETQQAMFGDSVELTQNYSLWWSYIPHFINAPGYVYSYAFGELLVLALYNQYRQASDKDAFIDRYLEVLSLGGTCTPADALAKLDVNIDNPEFWSSGLAAIEELVNEAELLYKKQQFR, encoded by the coding sequence ATGACCAAAGGTAATGATGGTATTCGCTGGGATCTCTCAGCTATTTATACCGGCATGGATGACCACAAGGTTTCTGAAGATCGAAGGTTCGTGCAGGAAGAAGCCAGGGGTATCCGGGAGCGTTTTCGTGGTCGCATTGGTGAAATTTTCCCTTCAGAAATGGCAGTGTTGCTGCAAAAACTGGAGCGCATAAACGAGACTTATGGTCGCCTGGGGGCTTTTGCTTTTTTGCTTTTTGCTGCCGATACCTCAGATGAGAAAATATCCGGTTTTCTTCAGTCGATGCAGGAGTTGGGCAGCAACCTCAGCAGTGACTTATCTTTCTTTGACATTGAGTGGAGCAGTTTGGATGATCAGCAGGCACAGGTGCACCTGGATGACCCCAAGCTGGCCTCCTACCATCATTTTCTCCGTAAATCACGCAAGTATCGTGATTACGTCCTCAGTGAACCGGAAGAGCGGATTGTGGCCCGCTACAGTATTGTTGCTGGTAGCTCATTTACCAAACTGTTCAATAAGGTAATGGGGAAATTGACTTTTGGTGCGGAGCAGCTGGGACAGGAGCAGGTGCTTAGCCGATTGCACGACGCTTCTCGAGAGGTTCGTCAGCAGGCCCAGCAGGACTACACCGAGGGCCTGAAAGATAATATTCACATCCTCACCCATATATACAATACCGTAATCACCGAAAAGATGATCAGTGACGAATTGCGCAACTACCCCCACTGGGTGCACTCCATGAATCTTTCCAATGATTTGAGTGATGACGCGGTGGAGAACCTGGTGGGCTCGGTGGTGAGCCGTTACGATATTCCTCAGCGCTACTATCGCCTTAAAGGTGAGATACTGGGTGTGGATCGCCTTTACGACTACGATCGCTATGCTCCACTGCGAAAAGTCAATAAGCACTACAGCTGGGAGTACGCACAGGCAGCCGTACTTGACTCTTTGGACGCAATATCACCACAAATGGCTGGTATTGCTCGGGAATTTTTTGACAAACACTGGATTGACTCTGTGTGTCACCCACGCAAGCGCAGTGGGGCTTTTGCCCATCCGGTTACCACAGATACACATCCGGTAATTCTCACAAACTATACTGGCAACTTTCGGGACATGGAGACCCTGGCCCACGAATTGGGCCACGGCATTCATCAATACCTGGCCCGAAAACAAGGATACTTTGGCTCCAATACACCGCTGGTTTTGGCGGAAACGGCTTCGGTCTTTGCTGAAATGGTTTTATTCGAAAGGGAGTATGCCAAGCTCTGTGACCCCCAGGAGCAACTGGCAGCCCTGTGTGCCAAAATTGAGTCTATTCTGGCAACAGTATTTCGTCAGATCTCAATGAATCGTTTCGAGCATGCTTTCCATACAACAAGGCGAAAGGAAGGTGAACTCTCTTCCGAGCGCATCAGTGCCTTGTGGATGGAAACACAGCAAGCCATGTTTGGAGACAGCGTTGAATTGACCCAGAACTATTCACTTTGGTGGTCCTATATCCCCCACTTTATCAATGCCCCAGGCTACGTTTACTCATACGCTTTTGGTGAGCTTCTGGTTTTGGCATTGTATAACCAGTACCGGCAGGCAAGCGATAAAGACGCCTTTATTGATCGCTACCTGGAGGTGTTGAGCTTGGGCGGAACCTGCACACCGGCGGATGCACTGGCAAAACTTGATGTCAATATTGATAATCCTGAGTTCTGGAGTTCCGGACTGGCGGCCATTGAAGAGCTTGTCAACGAGGCGGAGCTGTTATATAAGAAGCAGCAGTTTCGTTAA
- the ribH gene encoding 6,7-dimethyl-8-ribityllumazine synthase codes for MNITEGNLIASDIQVAIVISRFNAFITESLLHGAMDYLQRHGINAEDVEVFRTPGAFEIPLAADRLAATGKYQGIICLGAVIRGGTPHFDYVSSEVTKGVAQVSLQRSLPVAFGVLTTDTLEQAIERAGTKAGNKGAEAAASVVEMINLLSQISR; via the coding sequence ATGAATATTACCGAAGGCAACCTCATAGCCAGCGATATACAGGTAGCCATTGTTATTTCCAGGTTCAACGCCTTTATCACCGAGAGCCTTTTGCACGGTGCCATGGACTACCTGCAGCGTCACGGTATAAACGCTGAAGACGTAGAAGTGTTTCGCACTCCCGGAGCTTTCGAAATACCCCTTGCCGCTGACCGCCTGGCTGCCACAGGCAAGTACCAGGGAATTATCTGCCTGGGGGCAGTGATTCGTGGGGGAACACCACATTTTGATTACGTCTCGTCGGAAGTAACCAAAGGCGTTGCCCAGGTCTCCCTGCAGCGCAGCCTGCCTGTTGCCTTCGGAGTACTTACCACCGACACCCTGGAGCAGGCCATTGAACGTGCTGGAACCAAGGCGGGGAACAAGGGTGCCGAAGCCGCTGCATCCGTAGTGGAAATGATTAATCTGCTCAGCCAGATCTCCCGTTAA
- a CDS encoding transcription antitermination factor NusB translates to MPSRRSQRENALKLGYALRISRGVFDGGFLEQSAQSFEIPLSDFSRELINAALNPGSGYNDLIDSLAKNADMLTSLDRHLMLQAMGEMDMRHSPAQTIINEYIELAKLYGADNSYRFVNVVLNQYKERLA, encoded by the coding sequence GTGCCATCGCGCCGCAGCCAAAGAGAAAATGCCCTGAAATTGGGCTATGCACTGCGTATAAGCCGGGGAGTCTTTGACGGAGGCTTTCTGGAGCAAAGTGCACAATCATTTGAAATTCCCCTGAGCGATTTCAGTCGAGAGCTTATCAACGCTGCTCTGAACCCAGGCAGCGGCTATAACGATCTTATAGATTCATTGGCCAAAAATGCTGATATGCTGACATCCCTGGATCGGCACTTGATGCTTCAGGCCATGGGGGAGATGGACATGCGCCACTCACCGGCCCAGACGATCATTAACGAGTATATTGAGTTGGCCAAACTCTATGGAGCCGATAACTCTTACCGTTTTGTCAACGTGGTGTTGAACCAATACAAGGAACGGTTGGCGTGA
- a CDS encoding DUF4911 domain-containing protein, which translates to MKELIFVCKIHSPHIMYVNSLLDSYEGIGVIRTVDEKSGDVVFYTTSDTEQELRGFLESLDLEIGLKILEVRQQNSLEAG; encoded by the coding sequence GTGAAAGAGCTTATATTTGTCTGCAAGATACACTCGCCCCATATTATGTATGTCAACAGCCTGCTGGATTCCTATGAGGGAATCGGAGTCATTCGTACCGTGGATGAAAAGTCTGGTGATGTGGTTTTTTATACAACATCGGATACAGAGCAGGAGCTGCGGGGTTTCTTGGAGTCGCTGGACTTGGAGATTGGCCTGAAAATACTGGAAGTTCGCCAGCAAAACAGTTTGGAAGCAGGCTGA
- the speA gene encoding biosynthetic arginine decarboxylase gives MEPQEIIQENIQRFGIEKWSEGYFNVNDDGEVVVHCGGQTLPLVQVIDAARQMGLSTPLIIRFPFFIGEQIKKFYRAFEHARKEFNYQGEHKAVFPIKVNQNRHVIERLLHYGQDFSYGLEAGSKAELFAVLISDTPDDALITCNGFKDRDFLDLAVVGKQLGKDICVIIEGVEELEGLIEIYRRAETIPSIGFRIKLSARGSGKWEKSSGEGAKFGLTSTEILLAIDLLRKHDLLGKVNLLHFHIGSQITNVRTMKRAIREAGVLFAEIAKLGLNIQYMNIGGGIGVDYSGSKSSTVASAEYSIEEFANDVVFTMEEMCQKHGLRRPGIVTESGRVIAAYHAVVVTDLVEIMGAEYDLSHYQPTSNLVKPVVELKYVLDYMNEKNYIEYYHDALEFKEDLRTMFTLGLCSLVDKSNGEILFQEIVEKTIEIALRRGENFERDPFLRKFLAEKYLCNFSVFNSIPDSWAIRQLFPIMPLKHLEKPCDNFGVITDITCDSDGTIGAYQSFDEATDSEYLPLHHEMDDYPVGIFLTGAYQEVLANKHNLLGQMNEISVDFDEEGKLEIVSSEQGDTVKDVLNDMRYDDAFINNQAKKCFQGLNNPKLFRRFRSYLNSYTYMTKDPHE, from the coding sequence TTGGAACCACAGGAAATTATCCAGGAAAATATCCAGCGCTTTGGTATAGAAAAGTGGAGTGAGGGCTACTTCAACGTCAATGATGATGGGGAGGTAGTCGTCCACTGTGGCGGCCAGACCCTGCCTTTGGTGCAAGTTATAGATGCCGCTCGTCAGATGGGACTGTCAACTCCCCTGATTATTCGCTTTCCTTTTTTTATTGGAGAACAAATAAAAAAGTTTTACCGCGCTTTTGAGCACGCTCGCAAAGAGTTCAACTATCAGGGCGAGCATAAGGCAGTTTTTCCCATCAAAGTAAACCAGAACCGGCATGTGATTGAGCGATTGCTTCATTATGGGCAGGACTTCTCATACGGTCTCGAAGCGGGCAGCAAGGCTGAGCTTTTTGCTGTACTGATTTCTGATACTCCTGATGATGCCCTGATCACCTGCAATGGGTTCAAGGATCGTGATTTTCTGGACCTGGCGGTTGTAGGCAAACAACTGGGCAAGGATATATGCGTTATCATAGAGGGAGTGGAGGAGCTTGAAGGTCTGATTGAGATCTACCGCCGGGCGGAAACCATACCCTCTATTGGCTTTCGCATAAAGCTCTCCGCTCGCGGCTCAGGCAAGTGGGAGAAGTCCAGTGGAGAAGGAGCCAAGTTTGGTCTAACCTCTACCGAAATATTGTTGGCCATCGATTTATTGCGAAAGCACGACTTGCTGGGCAAGGTCAACTTGCTACATTTCCATATAGGCAGCCAAATTACCAATGTGCGCACCATGAAGCGCGCAATTCGTGAAGCTGGGGTGCTTTTTGCTGAAATTGCCAAGCTCGGTCTCAATATTCAGTACATGAATATTGGCGGCGGAATTGGAGTCGACTACTCAGGGAGCAAGTCTTCGACGGTGGCCAGTGCAGAATACAGTATTGAGGAGTTTGCCAACGACGTGGTGTTTACCATGGAGGAGATGTGCCAAAAACACGGGCTGCGCCGTCCTGGCATTGTAACCGAATCTGGCAGGGTTATTGCCGCTTATCACGCCGTCGTGGTTACCGATCTGGTTGAGATTATGGGGGCAGAGTACGACCTTTCCCACTACCAACCTACCTCCAACCTGGTCAAGCCAGTGGTTGAGTTGAAGTATGTGCTTGACTACATGAATGAGAAAAACTACATCGAGTATTACCACGATGCTCTGGAGTTCAAAGAGGATCTGCGCACCATGTTCACGCTGGGATTGTGCTCCTTGGTGGATAAGTCCAATGGTGAGATTCTTTTTCAGGAGATTGTAGAAAAGACGATAGAAATAGCCCTGCGTCGCGGGGAGAACTTTGAAAGGGATCCTTTTCTGCGCAAATTTCTGGCGGAGAAATACCTGTGTAATTTCTCCGTATTTAACTCCATTCCTGACTCTTGGGCCATTCGACAACTTTTTCCCATCATGCCTCTAAAACACCTTGAAAAACCGTGTGACAACTTCGGCGTTATTACAGATATTACCTGCGATTCGGATGGAACTATTGGAGCCTACCAGTCCTTTGATGAGGCAACGGATAGCGAGTACCTTCCTCTGCACCATGAGATGGACGACTATCCCGTGGGAATTTTTCTTACGGGAGCATACCAGGAGGTTTTGGCCAATAAGCACAATCTGCTAGGCCAGATGAACGAGATATCGGTAGACTTTGATGAGGAAGGCAAACTGGAGATTGTCTCCAGCGAGCAGGGTGACACCGTTAAAGATGTGTTGAACGACATGCGCTATGACGATGCCTTTATCAACAACCAGGCAAAAAAATGCTTCCAGGGACTCAATAATCCCAAGCTGTTTCGGCGCTTCCGATCCTACCTCAACAGCTACACCTACATGACGAAGGATCCCCATGAATAA